The proteins below are encoded in one region of Triticum aestivum cultivar Chinese Spring chromosome 1B, IWGSC CS RefSeq v2.1, whole genome shotgun sequence:
- the LOC123131955 gene encoding ARM REPEAT PROTEIN INTERACTING WITH ABF2: protein MEAEQQKPQRPRRKAQKRRIDDEAAASAAAAAAAAAAAAAAAAAVSSPLGSADADDDNEDDEGSVGPEICCRQSQAAVAREVRTQVDALHHCFSWRHADRATAKRATSVLAELAKNEEMVNVIVEGGAVPALVCHLKVPPMAAAVEEEQQPRPFEHEVEKGAAFALGLLAVKPEHQQLIVDAGALPLLVTLLRRHKNATNSRAVNSLIRRAADAITNLAHENSNIKTCIRIEGGIPPLVELLESQDIKVQRAAAGALRTLAFKNDENKTLIVDCNALPTLILMLRSEDAAIHYEAVGVIGNLVHSSPNIKKEVLNAGALQPVIGLLSSCCTESQREAALLLGQFASADSECKVHIVQRGAVRPLIDMLQSADFQLREMSAFALGRLAQDTHNQAGIAYNGGLLPLLKLLDSKNGSLQHNAAFALYGVADNEDYVSDFVKVGGVQKLQDGEFIVQATKDCVAKTLKRLEEKINGRVLKHLVYLMRVGEKSVQRRVALALAHLCAPEDQRTIFIDNNGLDLLLDLLVSVSSKHQQDGSVALYKLANKAAALSPMDAAPPSPTPQVYLGEQYVNSSTLSDVTFLVEGKRFYAHRIALLASSDAFRAMFDGGYREKDARDIEIPNIRWDVFELMMRFIYTGSVEVTNELAQDLLRAADQYLLEGLKRLCEYTIAQDVNLDNVSDMYDLSEAFHAMSLRHTCVLFILEQFDKICTRPGFSQLIQRVIPELRNFFAKALRPSHRSAQP from the exons ATGGAGGCGGAGCAGCAGAAGCCGCAGCGCCCGCGGCGCAAGGCACAGAAGCGCAGGATTGACGAcgaggccgccgcctcggccgccgcagccgcagccgccgccgccgccgccgccgcagcggccgccgccgtctcgtcgccGCTCGGCAGCGCCGAtgccgacgacgacaacgaggaCGACGAGGGCTCCGTCGGCCCCGAGATCTGCTGCCGCCAGTCCCAGGCGGCGGTCGCCCGCGAGGTCCGCACGCAGGTCGACGCCCTCCACCACTGCTTCTCGTGGCGCCACGCCGACCGCGCCACCGCCAAGCGCGCCACTAGCGTCCTCGCCGAGCTCGCGAAAAACG AGGAGATGGTGAACGTAATCGTAGAGGGCGGCGCCGTGCCGGCGTTGGTGTGCCACCTGAAGGTGCCCcctatggcggcggcggtggaggaggagcagcagccgcGGCCGTTCGAGCACGAGGTGGAGAAGGGGGCTGCCTTTGCTCTCGGGCTCCTAGCCGTAAAG CCTGAACATCAACAACTTATAGTTGATGCTGGTGCCCTACCCCTGCTGGTGACTCTCCTAAGAAGGCATAAAAATGCTACAAATTCGAGGGCAGTTAACAGCCTTATCAGAAGAGCAGCTGATGCAATTACCAACCTTGCTCATGAGAATAGCAACATCAAAACTTGTATCAG AATTGAAGGCGGAATCCCACCTCTCGTTGAATTGCTAGAATCACAGGATATTAAGGTGCAGAGGGCAGCTGCAGGGGCCTTGAGGACTTTGGCGTTTAAAAATGATGAAAACAAAACCCTG ATCGTTGATTGCAATGCACTGCCAACGTTAATCTTAATGCTGCGGTCAGAGGATGCTGCAATTCACTATGAAGCA GTTGGTGTCATTGGAAATTTGGTCCATTCATCCCCAAATATCAAGAAAGAGGTTCTTAATGCGGGGGCCTTGCAACCTGTAATTGGGCTATTAAG TTCCTGCTGTACGGAAAGCCAAAGAGAAGCTGCTTTGTTGCTAGGGCAGTTTGCTTCGGCCGACTCTGAGTGCAAG GTCCATATTGTGCAACGGGGGGCAGTCCGACCACTAATTGACATGCTACAGTCAGCTGACTTCCAACTCAGGGAGATGTCAGCTTTTGCCCTTGGGAGGCTTGCACAG GACACACATAACCAAGCAGGTATTGCATACAATGGTGGCTTGTTGCCTTTACTAAAGCTTCTTGACTCAAAAAATGGTTCTCTGCAACATAATGCTGCGTTTGCTCTTTATGGAGTTGCGGACAATGag GATTATGTCTCTGACTTCGTTAAAGTAGGAGGTGTCCAAAAGTTGCAGGATGGCGAATTTATCGTCCAG GCTACAAAGGACTGTGTAGCTAAGACATTGAAGAGGCTAGAGGAGAAGATAAATGGACGA GTGTTAAAACACTTGGTTTATCTCATGAGAGTAGGAGAAAAGTCTGTGCAGAGGCGTGTTGCTCTGGCTCTCGCACACCTCTGTGCCCCTGAAGATCAGCGAACAATTTTTATTGATAATAATG GTCTCGACTTGCTTCTTGATCTTCTGGTTTCGGTCAGCTCGAAACATCAACAGGATGGTTCGGTAGCACTATACAAATTAGCCAACAAAGCTGCAGCACTCTCTCCGATGGATGCTGCACCTCCATCTCCAACGCCACAG GTTTATCTTGGAGAGCAATATGTGAACAGTTCGACACTTTCAGATGTCACCTTCTTGGTGGAAG GAAAACGCTTTTATGCACACAGAATTGCTTTGCTTGCTTCTTCAGATGCATTCCGTGCAATGTTTGATGGTGGATACAGG GAAAAGGATGCAAGAGACATAGAAATTCCAAATATCAGGTGGGACGTGTTTGAACTCATGATGAG ATTTATCTATACAGGGTCAGTCGAAGTAACCAACGAGCTTGCTCAAGATCTTCTGAGAGCTGCAGATCAGTATCTGTTAGAAGGCCTCAAACGCCTATGTGAATATACAATTGCGCAG GATGTTAATTTAGACAACGTCTCTGATATGTATGACTTATCCGAAGCCTTTCATGCCATGTCACTGAGACATACGTGCGTCTTGTTTATTTTGGAGCAGTTTGATAAGATCTGCACCAGACCCGG TTTCTCTCAGCTAATCCAGCGCGTCATCCCTGAGCTCCGCAACTTCTTTGCTAAGGCGCTAAGGCCAAGCCACCGGAGTGCGCAACCATGA